In Mycobacterium gallinarum, a single window of DNA contains:
- a CDS encoding WS/DGAT/MGAT family O-acyltransferase — MKRLSGWDLLLLSSETPNVHQHTLKVAIVDTTGFEGEATFDAFCDVFRTSLDVLEPLHYQLVKTPWRLHRPIWREDAELDLDYHLQPVQVPAPGGRYELDAVIGTIAGTPLDRSRPLWQFFYAEGLADQRVAVIGKVHHVLADGVASANLMARAMKGFDTESEPSRTSPTSGPPPSVEVVRFAVRDHFARLRALPAAVRAGLIGAYRLQSRVRQRDRHPELAAKFKPPPTFFNQKLSAARVFASAGVPLDEVVTLSKRLDVTINDLVLTTTAGALRRVLLDHGEPTDRPLIASVPTATDTSPDRISGNALATLLVSLPVQAEDAMEQLRLIRTSTFIAKEDHQLLGPTLVGQWLEFVPPAVTRATFRWMSGREAPNQLFNLIVSNVPGPRERVSTAGAVVTEFYSVGPLAAGAGLNMTVWSYADQLSVAALADKNIFRDAHELTEAFVSAFTELLEAAGSTNGSLA, encoded by the coding sequence GTGAAGCGACTCAGCGGGTGGGACTTGTTGTTGTTGAGCAGCGAGACGCCGAACGTGCATCAGCACACCCTGAAGGTGGCCATCGTCGACACCACGGGCTTCGAAGGCGAGGCGACGTTTGACGCGTTCTGCGATGTCTTCCGCACCAGCCTCGACGTTCTGGAGCCGTTGCACTATCAGTTGGTGAAGACCCCCTGGCGTCTGCATCGCCCGATCTGGCGAGAGGACGCCGAACTCGACCTCGACTATCACCTGCAGCCCGTGCAGGTCCCAGCGCCCGGCGGCCGATACGAGCTCGACGCCGTGATCGGCACCATCGCCGGGACACCCCTCGACCGCAGCCGCCCGCTGTGGCAGTTCTTCTACGCCGAAGGCTTGGCAGATCAGCGGGTCGCGGTCATCGGCAAGGTGCATCACGTCCTCGCCGATGGCGTCGCCTCCGCCAATCTCATGGCGCGGGCAATGAAGGGATTCGACACCGAATCGGAGCCGAGCCGCACCAGCCCGACCTCGGGTCCGCCGCCGTCTGTCGAAGTCGTGCGATTCGCGGTGCGGGATCACTTCGCGCGGCTGCGGGCGTTGCCTGCGGCGGTGCGGGCAGGACTGATCGGCGCCTACCGGCTGCAGTCACGTGTCAGGCAGCGTGACCGCCATCCGGAACTGGCCGCCAAGTTCAAGCCGCCGCCCACCTTCTTCAATCAAAAGCTCTCGGCCGCAAGGGTTTTTGCGAGCGCCGGCGTCCCGCTGGACGAAGTGGTGACCCTCAGCAAGAGGCTGGACGTGACGATCAACGACCTGGTGTTGACGACGACGGCTGGCGCATTGAGGCGCGTGTTACTCGACCACGGTGAACCCACCGACCGGCCGCTCATCGCGTCGGTTCCCACCGCCACGGACACGTCGCCGGACAGGATCAGTGGCAACGCGTTGGCCACGTTGTTGGTCTCGCTTCCAGTTCAGGCCGAGGACGCGATGGAGCAGCTGCGGCTTATCCGTACTTCCACATTCATCGCCAAGGAGGATCACCAGCTGCTCGGCCCCACTCTGGTGGGTCAGTGGCTGGAGTTCGTGCCGCCGGCCGTCACACGGGCGACGTTTCGCTGGATGTCAGGGCGCGAGGCTCCCAATCAGCTGTTCAATCTGATCGTGTCCAACGTCCCCGGGCCTCGCGAACGGGTCAGCACCGCCGGCGCGGTGGTGACCGAGTTCTATTCGGTGGGACCGCTCGCTGCCGGCGCTGGGCTGAACATGACGGTATGGAGCTATGCCGACCAGCTGAGCGTCGCAGCGTTGGCCGACAAGAACATCTTTCGTGACGCGCACGAACTCACCGAGGCGTTCGTCAGCGCGTTCACCGAACTGCTGGAAGCAGCTGGCTCAACCAACGGTTCGCTCGCCTAG
- a CDS encoding alpha/beta fold hydrolase: MPALAPVGRIPEGRVIDLPNRGSTYVYDSGPSDGPAHLLLHSLACTGLMTWYPALDVVREFGRVVVFDQRCHGQGISAPRVLLEDCADDVAAVADALGIRSFVPVGYSMGSLVAQLVWKRHRERVDGLVLCAAAAAVSRARYERLATGLFASLIEALGPTPRRCGPSAAVTGGLLPDHQWVLSQFRATSPGGITRAIAEVVRFDSTTWVGDIDVPTSVLVTAKDRAFGVQRQKWLATHIPDAEMVTVEAGHAGCTLQPAVFVPGLRRAIESVHRRLPSPRVAERTAR; encoded by the coding sequence GTGCCCGCGCTGGCACCGGTCGGTCGGATTCCGGAAGGGCGGGTCATTGATCTGCCCAATCGGGGCAGCACGTATGTCTATGACTCGGGGCCATCGGACGGCCCGGCGCACCTGCTGCTGCATTCGCTGGCCTGCACGGGGCTCATGACGTGGTACCCCGCCTTGGACGTGGTGCGTGAGTTCGGCCGCGTCGTGGTGTTCGACCAGCGCTGCCACGGGCAAGGTATCTCGGCGCCCCGCGTCCTGCTCGAGGACTGTGCTGACGACGTCGCGGCAGTCGCCGATGCCCTGGGCATCCGCAGTTTCGTGCCGGTCGGCTACTCGATGGGGTCGCTCGTCGCGCAACTGGTGTGGAAACGACATCGCGAGCGGGTTGACGGACTGGTGCTGTGCGCCGCTGCGGCAGCCGTTAGCCGCGCTCGCTACGAACGGTTGGCCACCGGCTTGTTCGCCTCGCTGATCGAGGCACTCGGCCCGACGCCCCGCCGCTGCGGGCCCTCGGCAGCGGTGACGGGTGGACTGCTCCCCGATCATCAGTGGGTGTTGAGTCAGTTCCGCGCCACCTCGCCGGGGGGCATCACCCGCGCGATCGCCGAGGTGGTCCGGTTCGATTCGACGACATGGGTCGGCGATATCGATGTCCCCACATCGGTTCTGGTGACTGCCAAAGATCGAGCATTCGGCGTCCAGCGGCAGAAGTGGCTGGCAACTCACATACCTGACGCCGAGATGGTGACGGTCGAGGCCGGCCACGCGGGGTGCACCTTGCAGCCGGCTGTTTTCGTCCCCGGACTTCGGCGGGCGATCGAATCGGTCCACCGCCGACTTCCATCGCCGCGCGTCGCCGAGCGCACCGCCAGGTAG
- a CDS encoding YihY/virulence factor BrkB family protein, translating to MNDQAEMTRGPSWLKWWIGAIGGLLAGLLVSRWRNRSPRDSVTGLGATSVERTLTAPAHPAPDRDLPEPDANEDTKDAPDPEDPSKPDSPTDLKKRSVLFVLRKTAREFSTDQCTDLAAALTYYAVLSLFPALVVVVSLLGVFGQGQRTTEAVLQIVDDLGPASAVDTLRAPIQQLVESPSAGFALIVGIAGALWSASGYIGAFGRAMNRIYEVEEGRPVWKLRPIQLAVTLVGLVAVAVVAFMLAVSGPLAQAVGDAIGAGEVALTAWNIGRWPIVLIFVILAVAVLYYSSPNVKQPKFRWISIGAGVAILVWVLASVGFGFYVANFGSYNKTYGALAGVIVFLLWLWITNLALLFGAELDAELERGRQLQAGIRAERDLQLPPRDSRVALKNQAKEEQDVERGRALRESRGQDDR from the coding sequence ATGAACGACCAGGCCGAAATGACGCGTGGGCCGTCGTGGCTCAAGTGGTGGATCGGGGCGATTGGTGGGCTGCTGGCCGGCCTGTTGGTGAGTCGATGGCGGAATCGGTCGCCCAGAGACTCGGTCACCGGGCTGGGCGCCACGTCCGTCGAGAGAACGCTGACCGCACCTGCCCACCCCGCACCTGACCGTGATCTTCCCGAACCCGACGCCAATGAAGACACCAAAGATGCCCCTGACCCCGAAGACCCCTCCAAGCCAGATTCACCCACCGATCTCAAGAAGCGTTCGGTGTTGTTCGTGCTCCGCAAAACAGCACGAGAGTTCAGCACCGATCAGTGCACCGACCTGGCCGCAGCCCTGACGTATTACGCCGTGCTCTCGCTGTTCCCCGCCTTGGTGGTCGTGGTCTCCCTTCTCGGCGTGTTCGGTCAGGGGCAGCGCACTACCGAGGCGGTCTTGCAAATCGTGGACGACCTCGGCCCGGCCTCAGCGGTTGACACGCTGCGCGCCCCGATTCAGCAATTGGTCGAGTCCCCGTCTGCCGGTTTCGCGCTGATCGTCGGTATCGCCGGCGCGTTGTGGTCGGCGTCGGGTTACATCGGCGCCTTCGGTCGCGCCATGAACCGCATATATGAAGTGGAAGAAGGCCGACCGGTCTGGAAGTTGCGGCCGATTCAGTTGGCGGTGACCCTGGTCGGGCTCGTCGCCGTGGCCGTGGTGGCGTTCATGCTCGCGGTCAGCGGACCGCTCGCCCAAGCGGTCGGCGACGCCATCGGAGCAGGCGAGGTCGCGCTGACGGCCTGGAACATCGGGCGCTGGCCGATCGTCCTGATCTTCGTGATCTTGGCGGTCGCCGTCTTGTATTACTCCTCCCCCAACGTCAAGCAACCAAAGTTCCGGTGGATCAGCATCGGGGCCGGGGTGGCGATACTGGTCTGGGTTCTGGCGTCGGTCGGGTTCGGCTTCTATGTCGCCAACTTCGGCAGCTACAACAAGACCTATGGTGCGCTGGCCGGCGTCATCGTCTTCCTACTCTGGTTGTGGATCACCAATTTGGCATTGCTCTTCGGAGCTGAACTGGACGCGGAACTCGAACGCGGCCGCCAACTGCAGGCAGGCATCCGTGCCGAACGCGACTTGCAATTGCCGCCCCGCGACAGCCGGGTCGCCCTTAAGAATCAGGCCAAAGAAGAACAGGACGTCGAACGTGGCCGGGCCTTACGTGAATCCCGCGGCCAAGACGACCGATAG
- a CDS encoding class I SAM-dependent methyltransferase, producing MNPQAEDLTAPISHWSQIHGWFGWRDLQEEAVTTFADGSTFVEVGSYLGRSLCSLAEVVREANRDFTVVGVDYCRGSGREGTADKDSHAAAVADGGGTLAGQLHRNVIACGFADRVHLLVSSSPAAAALFADGSLAWVHLDARHEYDSVLADIDGWLPKVAPGGWLSGDDYDEQWWPGVVAAVRDRVPDAQECSTRQWRWVNTQSSSR from the coding sequence GTGAATCCACAGGCCGAAGACCTCACGGCACCGATATCGCACTGGTCGCAGATCCACGGCTGGTTCGGCTGGCGTGACCTGCAGGAGGAGGCGGTGACCACCTTCGCGGACGGCAGCACGTTCGTCGAGGTCGGCTCCTACCTGGGTCGCAGTCTGTGTTCACTGGCCGAGGTGGTGCGCGAGGCGAATCGCGACTTCACCGTGGTCGGCGTCGACTACTGCCGCGGCAGCGGACGCGAGGGTACCGCGGACAAGGACTCTCATGCCGCCGCCGTCGCCGATGGGGGCGGCACTCTGGCCGGGCAGTTGCACCGCAACGTCATCGCGTGTGGTTTCGCCGACCGAGTACACCTCTTGGTCAGCTCGTCACCGGCGGCCGCCGCGCTCTTCGCCGACGGGTCCCTGGCCTGGGTTCACCTCGACGCCCGCCACGAGTACGACAGCGTGCTCGCCGACATTGACGGCTGGCTACCGAAGGTGGCGCCGGGCGGATGGCTCTCCGGGGACGACTACGACGAGCAGTGGTGGCCGGGTGTGGTTGCGGCAGTGCGGGATCGCGTTCCCGATGCCCAGGAATGCTCCACCCGACAGTGGCGCTGGGTGAATACGCAGAGCTCGTCTCGCTGA
- a CDS encoding DUF4174 domain-containing protein: MADELGDYRWERRPLLVFAPTDSDPRVVETLGRIEASRCDFVSRDMVLGLVVTEGNSTLDGQAINADESQRLRDRHAIGENAFSVVLIGKDGGEKLRVNEVPDLSVIFAVIDGMPMRSREMNANPSRC, from the coding sequence GTGGCCGACGAACTCGGTGACTATCGGTGGGAACGTCGCCCTCTGCTGGTGTTCGCGCCGACAGACAGCGATCCTCGGGTCGTTGAAACGCTTGGGCGAATCGAGGCCAGTCGATGCGACTTTGTCAGCCGTGACATGGTGCTTGGCCTGGTGGTCACCGAGGGCAACAGCACGCTAGATGGCCAAGCCATCAACGCCGATGAGTCACAACGGCTTAGAGACCGGCATGCGATCGGCGAGAACGCCTTCAGCGTGGTGTTGATCGGAAAGGATGGCGGCGAAAAGCTGCGCGTCAACGAGGTACCGGACCTCTCCGTAATCTTTGCCGTGATCGATGGCATGCCCATGCGAAGCCGCGAGATGAACGCCAACCCGAGTCGGTGTTGA
- a CDS encoding CIA30 family protein, producing MAQTPQSSPQAPRPEAPGAVLVDLDDAGEVATWTTVNDPVMGGMSTSRIAFADGGLVFSGNISLQNNGGFASARSPQDPDIGLRAAGAKSLRVHAVGDGKTYLLKVGTAGQPWSYVQRFATEAAVQRIYDLPVEGFEPVGMRLDPAPDAPQTLDPSRISQVSLYILDKQQGPFELTVSKIDATS from the coding sequence GTGGCGCAGACTCCCCAATCGTCCCCGCAAGCACCCCGGCCAGAAGCACCTGGCGCCGTTCTGGTCGACCTCGACGACGCCGGCGAGGTGGCCACCTGGACCACGGTCAACGACCCCGTGATGGGCGGCATGTCCACCTCGAGAATCGCGTTCGCCGATGGTGGTCTCGTGTTCTCCGGCAACATCTCGCTGCAGAACAACGGCGGATTCGCCTCGGCCCGCAGTCCGCAGGATCCCGATATCGGCTTACGAGCAGCGGGCGCGAAGTCGCTGCGCGTGCACGCGGTGGGCGACGGTAAGACCTACCTATTGAAGGTGGGCACTGCGGGGCAGCCATGGTCCTACGTCCAGCGCTTCGCGACCGAGGCCGCCGTTCAGCGGATCTACGATCTGCCCGTTGAGGGCTTCGAGCCGGTTGGCATGCGACTCGATCCCGCACCCGACGCGCCGCAGACTTTGGACCCGTCACGCATCAGCCAGGTGTCGCTCTACATTCTCGACAAGCAGCAGGGCCCCTTCGAACTCACTGTCAGCAAGATCGACGCCACCTCCTGA
- a CDS encoding GlxA family transcriptional regulator — protein sequence MSRPHHVVVLVLDGALPLDVGIPAEVFHPETGFPYDVSLCGVDAGTVPAHGGFGYAVSRGLEALAGADTIIVPGYAPAGRQVPTKVHEALRSAASRGVRIASICYGAFALADAGLLDGLRATTHWDAAEQLAERYPEITVEPNVLFVDEGPVLTSAGAAAGLDLCLHIVRRDLGVTAANEIARGLVTAPHRSGGQAQYLPKNSSAPRGDTLAATREWVMARLDQPLTIDDLAAHARMSPRTFLRRFAEETGSTPLQWILRARVDAARELLESTRLSVDQIADQVGLGTGSNLRLHFRRIVDVSPSEYRATFSGGALAAKPIPVSRIAVGRS from the coding sequence GTGAGCCGACCCCATCACGTTGTGGTCCTCGTGCTCGACGGTGCTCTTCCCCTGGACGTCGGCATCCCGGCGGAGGTGTTCCATCCCGAGACGGGGTTTCCCTATGACGTTTCGCTCTGCGGGGTTGATGCTGGAACGGTGCCGGCTCACGGGGGCTTCGGGTACGCCGTCTCTCGCGGCTTGGAGGCGCTGGCCGGAGCCGACACGATCATCGTCCCGGGCTACGCACCGGCGGGTCGACAGGTACCGACAAAGGTGCACGAAGCACTTCGGAGCGCGGCATCGCGCGGCGTGCGGATCGCGTCGATCTGCTACGGCGCCTTCGCCCTCGCCGATGCCGGCCTGCTTGACGGTCTCCGTGCGACGACGCACTGGGACGCGGCCGAGCAGCTGGCGGAGCGATACCCCGAGATCACGGTCGAGCCGAACGTGCTCTTCGTCGACGAAGGACCCGTCCTCACCTCGGCGGGTGCCGCCGCCGGACTCGACCTGTGCCTGCACATCGTGCGACGCGACCTCGGTGTCACCGCGGCGAACGAGATTGCCCGCGGCCTCGTGACTGCGCCCCATCGAAGCGGAGGGCAAGCCCAGTATCTGCCGAAGAACAGCTCCGCGCCCCGCGGTGACACTCTGGCCGCGACCCGCGAATGGGTCATGGCGCGGCTCGACCAGCCGCTTACTATCGATGATCTCGCGGCGCACGCGCGAATGTCGCCGCGTACGTTCCTGCGTCGCTTCGCCGAAGAGACCGGCAGCACTCCGTTGCAGTGGATCTTGCGCGCTCGGGTCGACGCCGCCCGAGAGCTTCTGGAGAGCACGCGGCTGTCCGTCGACCAGATCGCGGATCAGGTCGGCCTCGGAACCGGATCGAACCTGCGGCTGCACTTCCGCAGGATCGTCGATGTGTCCCCTTCCGAGTATCGGGCCACCTTTTCTGGCGGGGCACTGGCTGCAAAGCCCATCCCTGTGTCTCGAATCGCAGTGGGCCGAAGCTAG
- a CDS encoding zinc-dependent alcohol dehydrogenase family protein, giving the protein MKAVVLARFGGADAFELRAVPVPNVQPRQVRVRVHATAVNPLDFQIRRGDYADYVPLPAIIGHDISGVIEEVGSHVTEFRVGDEVYYTPQIFGGAGSYAEQHVADVDLVGRKPENLSHLEAASLTLVGGTVWEALVTRAQLTVGETILIHGGAGGVGSIAIQIAKAMGARVITTAKAADHDIVRSLGADATIDFTTIDYVDAVSEMTRGQGVDVVFDTIGGDALTRSPLTLADSGRVVSIVDIAQPQNLIEAWGKNAAYHFVFTRQNRGKLDALTNLIERGLVKPVIGATLPLARMGEAHELLENRRSYTLHGKVAIDVAGDTVALPARA; this is encoded by the coding sequence ATGAAGGCCGTCGTCCTCGCCCGTTTCGGCGGTGCGGACGCTTTCGAACTGCGCGCCGTCCCCGTACCGAATGTCCAACCCCGCCAGGTGCGGGTGCGCGTCCATGCGACCGCCGTCAACCCGCTCGACTTTCAGATCCGTCGCGGAGACTACGCAGACTACGTCCCTCTCCCTGCGATCATCGGACACGACATCTCCGGCGTGATCGAGGAAGTCGGTTCTCACGTGACCGAGTTCCGCGTTGGCGACGAGGTCTACTACACACCCCAGATCTTTGGCGGCGCCGGTTCGTATGCCGAACAACACGTTGCCGACGTCGATCTGGTCGGCCGGAAGCCGGAGAATCTCAGCCACCTCGAGGCGGCCAGCCTGACACTCGTCGGCGGGACAGTGTGGGAGGCCCTCGTGACGCGAGCTCAGCTCACCGTGGGTGAGACCATCCTCATCCACGGCGGTGCGGGGGGCGTCGGCTCGATCGCGATCCAGATCGCGAAGGCGATGGGCGCACGGGTCATCACCACCGCGAAAGCGGCCGACCATGACATCGTGCGCTCGCTCGGAGCGGATGCGACGATTGACTTCACGACGATCGACTACGTGGACGCCGTTTCTGAGATGACGCGAGGCCAGGGAGTCGACGTCGTCTTCGATACCATCGGCGGCGACGCGCTCACGAGAAGTCCACTGACGCTTGCAGACTCCGGTCGCGTCGTCAGTATCGTCGACATCGCGCAGCCGCAGAATCTCATCGAGGCGTGGGGCAAGAACGCCGCCTATCATTTCGTCTTCACTCGGCAGAACCGCGGCAAGCTGGACGCACTCACCAACCTGATCGAGCGCGGTCTCGTGAAACCGGTCATCGGCGCGACCCTGCCGCTCGCGAGGATGGGCGAGGCTCATGAGCTCCTGGAAAATCGACGGTCGTACACACTTCACGGAAAGGTCGCGATCGACGTGGCAGGCGACACTGTCGCCCTGCCCGCTCGCGCCTAG
- a CDS encoding carbonic anhydrase, with protein MTTPLLAWEQLRAGNRSLFGQLPNQPIAAVFRCSDIHFSNEEVFSQPSGSLIDISTWGHLLDTSVLGSIEYAVETLEVPLIVALGHDDCPAMHAALRAWETAEMPDGAMRPAVEHALLSVVSRGTPADSVESVAAAHIVETGVALMQRSPVISSRIDTQACGIVCATYGSVDRQIRVHATFGAVADNTDTLVELV; from the coding sequence ATGACCACCCCACTTCTCGCCTGGGAGCAACTACGCGCGGGCAACCGAAGTTTGTTCGGGCAGCTACCAAATCAACCCATCGCCGCGGTCTTCCGATGCTCCGACATCCACTTCTCCAACGAAGAGGTGTTCAGCCAGCCCTCGGGTTCGCTGATCGACATCAGTACCTGGGGGCATCTCCTCGACACCAGCGTGCTGGGCAGCATCGAGTACGCCGTTGAGACGCTTGAGGTTCCGCTGATCGTTGCCCTCGGCCACGACGACTGCCCGGCCATGCATGCAGCATTACGCGCATGGGAAACCGCCGAAATGCCCGACGGGGCGATGCGCCCCGCCGTCGAACACGCGCTCCTGTCTGTCGTAAGCCGCGGTACACCCGCCGACTCAGTCGAGTCGGTCGCCGCAGCACACATCGTCGAAACCGGTGTCGCGCTCATGCAACGCTCGCCGGTGATCTCCAGCCGAATCGACACCCAAGCCTGCGGAATCGTCTGTGCGACATACGGATCTGTCGACCGACAGATCCGTGTCCACGCAACGTTCGGAGCAGTGGCCGACAACACGGACACACTCGTCGAACTCGTTTGA
- a CDS encoding P-II family nitrogen regulator, whose translation MTKIEVVVTGNDAPAVRELIGSVGATGYTSLSGVSGLGHHGFHQGRLLFNQQATLELIITVVPDSKVEALLAGLRPLLDASSGVMFVTETYVSRPEYFN comes from the coding sequence ATGACGAAGATAGAGGTCGTCGTGACCGGAAACGATGCGCCGGCCGTCCGAGAACTCATCGGTAGCGTCGGCGCCACCGGCTACACCAGCCTGTCGGGTGTCTCCGGTCTTGGTCATCACGGTTTCCACCAAGGCCGACTGTTGTTCAACCAGCAGGCCACCCTCGAACTGATCATCACCGTGGTGCCCGACAGCAAAGTCGAGGCACTGCTCGCCGGTCTGCGTCCGCTTCTGGACGCTTCATCGGGCGTGATGTTCGTGACAGAAACCTATGTCAGCCGCCCCGAGTATTTCAACTGA
- a CDS encoding DUF2309 domain-containing protein encodes MTETASTSTDSRRARLRSDIRLSARVLPTHYPLSTFIAVNPLAGLQDMPFEQAIRRAGDLYGTPGTLPESTFRSLYRRGRITDTDLDKALLRRYPILAEEPDLRLAERTLTATDLLRADLLHGQPCPDPIRRYRLRAEELAPDVADTVDALTSKWSAAFLGHASWPMPGRELGFYAAWRTLAPGDRTLPRSARAALRCVAERPDDAALQALDALGVDDDARITYLQAHLTRLPGWAAHVQWCGDRGVGIDLLQYQAMRLSYEAALMQDHNWQGATAPPGQATPTARQRVEHLLRVWGITEATDNEIVTAARILSAAPVPVRVIVWQSAFEDHYRDQLLGKLQSHRPPASPPAHTHFVTCIDTRSEGLRRRLEACGGYQTFGFAGFFAVAIRFSDLLGGEPADLCPVLIAPRHHVAEQPAPRANSEAARQVTGTRDLAGVESAFHAAKESLAAPYVLAEAAGWIAAPLSVAKTLTPTAVGNLRRTLRNAIAPSAKTQLNVESMSLAERVLFAQVTLKTIGLTAEFGRLIVLCGHHSVTENNPYQASLDCGACGGQGGGPNARTAALILNQADVRSELRSMGIAIPEHTRVVAALHDTATDRVTVLDTHLIPPSHRADIDRLEADLARAGRALAAERCTTLPGARSMSPRAAGRHVGRRSVDWAQVYPEWALAGNAAFIIAPRELTRGIDLQRRTFLHSYDAAIDPDGTALETILTAPLVVAQWINCQYYFSTVAPDVFGAGTKTVHNVVGNAGVVAGHVGDLRLGLPWQSVAHQDRLVHEPQRLLAIVQAPLERIDVVVARSPILQQMFGNDWVCLAAREQATDPWQRWTRAGWQDWAETHCRETVYNEEMIG; translated from the coding sequence ATGACCGAAACCGCCTCGACCTCAACCGATTCCCGCCGCGCCCGGCTTCGCAGCGATATCCGGCTGTCTGCACGTGTGCTACCCACCCACTACCCGCTGAGCACGTTCATCGCCGTCAACCCTCTCGCAGGTCTGCAGGACATGCCGTTCGAACAGGCCATCCGGCGGGCGGGCGACTTATACGGAACGCCCGGCACTCTGCCGGAAAGCACCTTTCGCTCCCTGTACCGCCGCGGACGGATCACCGACACCGATCTGGACAAGGCGCTGCTGCGTCGTTACCCGATCCTGGCCGAGGAACCCGATCTGCGACTGGCCGAGCGCACCCTCACCGCCACCGATCTGCTGCGGGCCGATCTGCTGCACGGCCAGCCGTGCCCAGACCCGATCCGGCGCTACCGCCTGCGCGCTGAGGAACTCGCCCCCGACGTGGCCGACACCGTCGACGCGCTCACCTCGAAGTGGTCGGCGGCGTTCCTGGGCCACGCAAGCTGGCCGATGCCCGGGCGAGAACTTGGCTTCTACGCGGCGTGGCGCACCCTCGCGCCCGGCGACCGGACTCTGCCGCGGTCCGCGCGCGCCGCGCTGCGCTGCGTCGCCGAACGGCCCGACGACGCCGCGCTACAAGCACTGGACGCCCTCGGAGTCGACGACGACGCCCGGATCACCTATCTGCAAGCCCATTTGACGCGACTGCCCGGCTGGGCTGCGCATGTGCAATGGTGCGGTGACCGAGGCGTCGGCATCGACCTGTTGCAGTACCAGGCGATGCGGTTGAGTTACGAAGCGGCGCTTATGCAGGACCACAATTGGCAAGGTGCGACAGCGCCCCCGGGGCAAGCGACGCCAACCGCCAGGCAGCGCGTCGAGCACCTGCTGCGCGTGTGGGGCATCACTGAGGCGACGGACAACGAGATCGTCACAGCCGCGCGAATTCTGTCCGCAGCACCGGTTCCTGTTCGAGTCATCGTGTGGCAGAGCGCCTTCGAGGACCATTACCGCGACCAGCTACTGGGCAAGCTGCAATCGCATCGGCCGCCCGCCTCGCCCCCCGCACATACGCACTTCGTCACCTGTATAGACACCCGCTCGGAGGGACTGCGTCGGCGCCTCGAAGCGTGCGGCGGATATCAGACCTTCGGGTTCGCCGGCTTCTTCGCCGTGGCCATCCGATTCAGCGATCTGTTGGGTGGAGAACCGGCCGACCTGTGCCCGGTGCTGATCGCGCCCAGGCATCACGTGGCCGAGCAACCGGCACCCAGAGCCAACAGCGAAGCCGCCCGCCAAGTAACGGGAACCAGGGACCTGGCCGGGGTCGAATCAGCTTTTCACGCCGCAAAGGAGTCGCTGGCAGCGCCCTATGTTCTCGCCGAAGCCGCCGGCTGGATCGCGGCCCCACTGTCGGTCGCCAAAACCCTGACCCCCACCGCCGTCGGCAACCTACGGCGCACGCTGCGTAACGCAATAGCGCCCTCCGCAAAGACTCAACTGAACGTGGAATCTATGTCGCTCGCCGAACGGGTTCTTTTCGCGCAAGTGACCCTCAAAACCATCGGACTGACAGCAGAGTTCGGTCGCCTGATCGTGTTGTGCGGCCACCACAGCGTCACCGAGAACAATCCTTACCAGGCGTCGCTGGACTGCGGCGCCTGTGGCGGTCAAGGCGGCGGTCCTAACGCGCGCACCGCCGCGCTGATCCTCAACCAGGCCGATGTGCGCAGCGAATTGCGCTCGATGGGCATCGCCATACCCGAACACACCCGCGTCGTGGCGGCTCTACATGACACGGCCACCGATCGGGTCACCGTGCTGGACACCCACCTCATTCCCCCCAGCCACCGCGCCGATATCGACCGTCTCGAAGCCGACCTCGCCCGCGCCGGCCGTGCCCTGGCCGCCGAACGCTGCACCACACTGCCCGGCGCCCGCAGCATGTCACCGCGCGCCGCGGGACGACACGTCGGACGCCGATCGGTGGACTGGGCCCAGGTCTACCCCGAATGGGCGCTGGCGGGAAACGCCGCATTCATCATCGCGCCAAGGGAACTGACCCGCGGCATCGACCTACAACGACGCACCTTCCTGCACTCCTACGACGCCGCCATCGACCCCGACGGCACTGCACTGGAAACGATCCTCACCGCGCCACTCGTGGTGGCTCAATGGATCAACTGCCAGTACTACTTCTCCACCGTCGCCCCCGATGTATTCGGCGCAGGCACCAAGACTGTGCACAACGTCGTCGGAAACGCCGGAGTCGTCGCCGGCCACGTCGGCGACTTACGCCTGGGCCTTCCGTGGCAGTCGGTCGCACATCAGGACCGCCTTGTGCACGAGCCGCAACGGTTACTCGCGATCGTGCAGGCACCTCTTGAACGCATCGACGTGGTCGTCGCGCGCAGTCCCATTCTGCAACAGATGTTCGGTAACGACTGGGTCTGCTTGGCCGCCCGCGAACAAGCCACCGACCCTTGGCAACGCTGGACTCGAGCCGGCTGGCAGGACTGGGCCGAAACCCATTGTCGTGAAACCGTTTACAACGAGGAGATGATCGGATGA